GGAGACTATCACTCGACCAcaaagccaaccactcgactgacgggagatctaaagtcactccgcaagcaaacggtcggccattaaatagtctttatggtcatcatagcactttattagggacgttaccagtaacgcccagtcttaaatgtattttaaccctgcattactgagggccggaggagtatggcgaactctatataagccaccccctcctcagtaacaagggttcacacccctggaattcatacacacataatccaatcgaccgcctccgggcaccgagacgtagggctgttacttcctccgtgaagggcctgaactcgtacatcttggtgtgtttacaacttctccatagctgagatctagcctctccatacatacccccctacatcactgtcagagttagaaccacgacaggggtgccacccctccccctagtccaattcggactaggcccatggggagGCGTGGCCAGCCCTTGCCTGCTCACTCTCTCTCCcttaaggcccataaggcccataacttccccggtggttccgataacccttccggcactccgataaatacccgatacacctcggaaccatttcggtgtccgaatatagtcatccaatatatcaatctttatgtttcgaccatttcgagactcctcgtcatgtccgtgatctcatccgggactccgaactaccttcggtacatcaaaacacataaactcattaataccaatcgtcatcgaacgttaagcgtgcggatcctacgcgttcgagaactatgtagacatgatcgagactcatctccggttaataaccaatagcggaacctggatactcatattggttcctacatattctacgaagatctttatcggtcgaaccgcataacaacatacgttgttccctttgtcatcagtatgttacttgcccgagattcgatcgtcggtatcatcatacctagttcaatctcgttaccgacaagtctctttactcgttccgtaatgcaacatcccgcaactaactcattagtcacattgcttgcaaggcttatggtgatgtgcattgccgagagggcccagagatacctctctgacaatcagagtgacaaatcctaatcttgatctatgccaactcaacaaacaccgtcggagactcctctagagcatctttataatcacccagttacgttgtgacgtttgatagcacactaagtgttcctccggtatttgggagttgcataatcttatagttataggaacatgtataagttatggaacatgtataagttatggagaaagcaataacaataaactaaacgatcatagtgttaagctaatggatgggtcatgccaatcaaatcattttctaatgatgtgatctcgtttatcaaatgacaactcatgtctatggttaggaaacttaaccatctttgattaacgagctagtgaagtagaggcatagtagtgacactctgtttgtctatgttttcacacatgtactaagttcctgattaatataattctagcatgtaggaaacttaaccatctttgattaacgagctagtcaagtagaggcatactagtgtcactctatttgtctatgttttcacacatgtactaagtttcgttaatacaattctagtatgaataataactttatcatgatataagaaaatataaacaacaactttattattgactctagggcatatttccttctgtgtgattgggaggggggggggggatggggggTCTAGATCGTTAAATATGTGGTCACATTTTATCTTGATTATTCACAATGAAAACCGTATATGATGTAAGCATGAGTGGTATATTCTAATATACCTTTTTTGCGGGTGTATGTTCTAATATACCACTCATGAAAAGTGTTGGCTCCatcaacatactccctccgttcggaattacttgtctcggaaatgaatgtatctagatgtattttagttctagatacattcatttccgagacaagtaattccgaacggagggagtatgaactaTCTATTGAAAAGCGATTTGATTGTTTGTATCCTCAATGTCTGGACTAGTTCTTGATACCAAGTGGTTGCAGAAACCGAAACCGGGTGTACTTGATATTGTTATGATATTATCTTTGTCTGAAAAAATTACATTGTTGCAACTTCTTTTCATAGTTGAATTGAATAAAACCCAACTTTGTACATCATTATACAATCTTTGGCATATCACTGAATCACTCAGAAGGTGCAGAAATACAGAGGTGCTCTGTTTGCATGAACACAAAAGGAAAGCATTCCTGCATGCAGAAATGCAGAGGTCGTCTAACCGAGGTCCATTTACAATCTacggcgacgacgacggacggcgaGTTTCATGGAGCTTCCACTACGTACTCCAAGTTTACAACTTCAGATCTGCTGAAATGTGGTGAGCTCTGCTAGGAAAGCGTCGGCGTGCTCCGGCCTGACACAGAGCGACATGACGCTGACCCCGTCCTTGCCACCGTCCTTGCCCGGCGGGCACAACACGCAGCCCGGCACCACCGTCTCCGCCCCGTGCCACGTCACCCTCGCCGGCCTCCCGCCGCCGAAGTCCGTCGCCTCGAACCCCAGGTTCCTCCAGCACGACAGCACCAGCGTGCTGTACGGTAGCGCCATCGCcccctgctccgctgctgtgccgCCGCTGGGGGCTAGCAGATCCGGgatcccctccttggcgcgccggATCATCCTCGCCACGTCCGCCACGGCGCCGTTCGCCACCTCGCCGCGTGTCGAGGTCACCGACTGCATCACCACGCAGTTGCCGTAGTACCCGGGCCTGGCGCCCACGAGCCGGCGCACGTTGGCCGCGAACGACAGCGCCACGGGGGCCTCGTCCGACACGGAGACGACGGCCGCGCGGGTCCGGCACTGCCACAGCACCGCCGCGACGGCCTCGAACACCGTGCAGGGCTGCTTCCCCTTCCCGTCGTCGAGGCCCGCGGCGTCGAACTCGGCTCTGACGCGGCCGATCAGGCCGGCGGGGACGGTGACGTCGAGGAGCACGAAGTCCCTGTTGAACGTGCAGCTGAGTGTCTGCTTCTGCGCCGCGACCATCGACTGCGGGAGGCGCGGGAGCGAGCCGTCGTCGGCCCGGAGCGGCCGCACGGACGGCGCCGGCGACGCCCCGTGCGCGAGCTCGCCGACGGCCCCCAGGAACTGCGCAATGCCCTCTCCGTCGGTCAGCACGTGGTTCCACGTCGCGGCCACGGCGAACCCGCCACAGGCGAACTCGGTGACCTGCACCAGGAGCAGCGGGTCGCCGTGGCGGCAGAGCCCGGCCGGGTACCACGGGGCGAGGCCGCCGAGCATCGGCTCCGCGACGTCCGCCAGCGCGCAGCGCGCCGACGCGGCGATAAAGGGCACGCCGGCCGCGCCCTCGATGCgcaggagctcgccatcgtcggcggcgaggcggccggcaaCGGGACGGTAGTGGGCCAGCGCCTCGGAGAGCGCCGTCCTGATGGTCTCCGCCGGCTGGGGGATCGGCCGGTCGAAGAGGAGCAGGACCGTGACCCTGAAAGGCACGACGGACCTGTCCAAGGAGGAGGTGAGATGGACGACGGCGTCGTCCCCGCCGGGTGGGCCGACGACAAGCACCGGCGACGACTTGGTCACCACGGCGGCGCTCATCGTTGGATAGCGTAGAGTAGAGATGGGCCGATGGAACTGAACTGCCATTGCCGGCCGGCGACGGGGCTGTATATAACCTGGTCCTTCCTTATTGCATGTGGCGCCAAAGTGCAGCGCTAGCTTGTGAGAAAGAGAATCCTAGTGCAATGTCAACTTGTAAAGATTCGCCTGCCTCTACACGTCTACAACAGCTACTACATGCTTACTAAACTTGTCAACTTGGGCGCACCTAACGAGGCTAACATGTTCCTGGTGGAACTGGTCCAAATTCCTCCATGTATACGATCAATTTTTAGTTCACGGGCTTCTTTGGATTGCTGGAATTTGAAAATGTATAAGTTAGGAAAATGTAGAATTCAGCTTCCACGTATGATGACTGGAGACAAATTCAGCGTCATTCATTTCTTTTTCACGAATACAACAGGGTGCATATCTTTTCATTGATAGGTAGGGAGAGTACAAGtataggagagggggggggggggggggtgtctcaCTAGGAGATGAGCCCCTTGACCGCTTGCCGTCGGCTGCCTCCTCAAACGACCTCTTAATGGTGCCCGTGACCGCTTATAAAAGCTCGGcgccctcccctctctcccttatCCAGTACCCTCTTTGGCGCCATTACAcaatcccctcccccccccccccacccccctcccgcCACCTgatgagtaaataggcaatttctcaattaaattaatccacgagtaaatcactagcacgacattgacacaaataaacacatactgatattcagtcaagctagcacatactacgctaattgcagaaagacctacgtataacgctagcatggctaaaacagaaaacagtaggagcgggataaacgagttataccctccagtaggccatgcagaggccgcggctttggtggcggcatcggcgtcctcggcggccttcttgtcggcttcagctttctcggcggcggcacgttcggcgtcggtggacatgatgatgatgaaggcgacgcggacgtagaggaagtagacgatcggaagcgagcagtcgcgtaatcgctgcccaaaaacctattcgcccctcaccccgtacaggaaccagaagggcgtggtttcggagacctgctctcccgtcgaccgtgtacgcggcggacgggatggagtcaccggcggcagcagcagcaaggggacgacggtgggcgtgcgcgtggagcaAATGTGATCTATTCGTGGCGGCtggggttaggagacaccgcacacttatatagacgcagccgcgtggagagacgtgggctcgacccacgtccgagtccgtgacagcccatgatctgacgtctcagatcgtgacccagctgtcagagaactctccgttagtgtttggcaaaaataagcgcgtaggtgtgagctcggctcggctcaatcccgcggcGCGgcacggcgcgtcgtgacgaggcgtggcgtggcgtggcgaggcgggcgacggaggaggagtgcgcgagggcctcttctcttctcaagctccaatagcatgtagaagagaaacccttataaaccactccaactctccttccactagcggggtgggactaaacttcccactacacctagtgccatataacccacatgggcccttagagatttttcagagaTTGCTATATGGGCCTGGAgctcatctcaaatttcagcaatcccccaccagatctcgagggcccattgtgtcctccgttccaattgctgtttcgatataccactgtgtcagtgaagacctgttaaggttgaacttcacctagagtaggtagctacactccttcacaactgaacaacggactatgccttgaattgtcagtttggcgtaaagaagtttcactacatgtcgaaggctgacccctcgggtggagcatataagtcacactcctggcctattcatgagcttactagagatcaccccaatctcatagactgtgaccagcagtcgggctcacataggtgtgttcctccaaagatcgctctgtaggatagcatcttgcttacataagctttggaacacattaagacaatagtcatcctaccatacagtatcgagagtattgcatctctaacggagtgggttagtatagttactctcctcagttcaccactggcttgtttttccagatcctaattcacgggatctccgatcacataggttgggttactaccatggcaattcatgtgggtctcatacccatctccctcgatgcattatctatcacaacacgtgatagccctttcgtaaagggatctgccagattcttagccatatggacatagtccaacgctatcattccgaagtttcttaattttctgacagctttcaatctcattcttatgtgtttggtggacttcatgttgtcctttgaactcttcaccttggtgatgacagtctgattgtcacagttcataaggatagccggaaccggtttatcaaccaatggcaagtccatcaaaagatctcgaagccatctcgcttcaacaccagatgtgtctaatgttgttaattctgcttccattgtcgatctcattaagatcgtttgcttgcaagacttccaggaaacagcgccacctccaagagtaaacatatacccagttgtggccttcatctcatcagcatcagagatccaattcgcatcactatacccttcaagtatcgacgggtatccggtatagtgcagtccatagttcatagtacctttcagatagcgcataactctctcaacagcatgccaatgtacatcacccagtttggaaacaaaccggctcagtttgctcacagcaaacgcgatgtcaggcctcgttgtgcttgctaggtacatcagtgaaccaatgatttgagagtatctcaattgatctttagccatgcgtTTGGACTtccgaatcaacacgctaggatcatatggtgtttgagatggcgtgcagtccgaatatccaaaacgactcaacaccttctcaacatagtgggattgcagaagtgtaattccaccctcattatctctcaatagcttgatgttcaagataacatcagccacaccaaggtctttcatctcaaagttctaagatagaaacgatttgacctcctcaatgactttgaggtttgttccggatatcagtatgtcatcaacatacaagcacaatataactccttcgcccccaccatggcgatagtatacacatttgtcagcctcattaacaacaaaaccaacagatgtcagagttgtattaaacttatcatgccattgcttaggtgcttgtttcaggccatataaagattttatcaacctacacacctttctttcctgaccatctatcacaaagccatcaggctgttgcatgtagatctcctcctttagctctccatttagaaaagccgtcttaacatccactTACaccccagtggtttgcaaccatagggacgatcagtgatctcccatgtcccgttagccatgatggaatccatctcgctacggaccgcatccttccagtagtcagcttctggagaggcatacgcttctgaaatagaagtgggagtatcatccacgaggtacacaaagaaatcatcaccaaaggtctttgcagtcctttgtctcttgcccctaccaagggtttcctcgtcatcctcctcaggattttcataatgtgtttgttcataata
The window above is part of the Triticum aestivum cultivar Chinese Spring chromosome 2A, IWGSC CS RefSeq v2.1, whole genome shotgun sequence genome. Proteins encoded here:
- the LOC123184525 gene encoding acyl transferase 15-like, encoding MAVQFHRPISTLRYPTMSAAVVTKSSPVLVVGPPGGDDAVVHLTSSLDRSVVPFRVTVLLLFDRPIPQPAETIRTALSEALAHYRPVAGRLAADDGELLRIEGAAGVPFIAASARCALADVAEPMLGGLAPWYPAGLCRHGDPLLLVQVTEFACGGFAVAATWNHVLTDGEGIAQFLGAVGELAHGASPAPSVRPLRADDGSLPRLPQSMVAAQKQTLSCTFNRDFVLLDVTVPAGLIGRVRAEFDAAGLDDGKGKQPCTVFEAVAAVLWQCRTRAAVVSVSDEAPVALSFAANVRRLVGARPGYYGNCVVMQSVTSTRGEVANGAVADVARMIRRAKEGIPDLLAPSGGTAAEQGAMALPYSTLVLSCWRNLGFEATDFGGGRPARVTWHGAETVVPGCVLCPPGKDGGKDGVSVMSLCVRPEHADAFLAELTTFQQI